The Streptomyces fungicidicus nucleotide sequence ACAGCCCCGCCCACTCCATCGACTGGAACCACTACGACGCGAACGGGACCCCGGACGACCGGGGGCGCCGCGTCCTCGCCAGCGCCGGCGGCACCGTCCTGTCGTCGTACTACTCCACGACCACCGGCTACGGGAACACCGTCGTCATCGGACACGGCAACGGCTGGCGGACCCGGTACTCCCACCTGAAGTCCCGTGACGTGCAGAAGGGCGCCACCGTCTCGCGCGGTCAGCGCATCGGCACGGTCGGCGCCACGTCCGCGCTCTACGACATCTCGCCGCATCTGCACTACGAGCAGATACACGACGGCAGTGTCGTCGTCGCCGTCGTCCAGGGCGTCACCTGGTACGACTACCTCGCGCGCTACCAGACCAGCACCAACGGCTGCTGAGCCCGGCGCCGCACCGAACCGGGGGAGCGGGTACGGCGGCCGTGTGCCGCCGTACCCGCATGCCCGGTGCCGTACCGCTTGCGCGGCTCAGCGCAGGGAACGCAGCTTGGCGTCCACCAGCTCGGCCTCGTCGCGCACGTCGAGGCGCCGGTATGCCGACAGCGAGCGGTGGAAGTAGCGCCGCGCGGTCTGCTTCCGGCCCGTGGCGTGGTGCAGCTCGCCCAGCAGGCACGCCACCCGGGCCTCCGCGCGGCGGTCACCGAGCCGCTGCTGCACCGCCAGCGCGTCCACCAGCAGCGCCGACGCCCGGCCCGCGTCGCCCTGCCGCAGGCACAGCTCCCCGATGCTCTGCTGCACGTACGCCGCGCAGTGCGTGTCGGTCAGCTCGTCGAAGATCCCCAGGGCCCGCTCCAGCTCGGCCCGCGCCATGTGCGGTGTGCCGCGCAGTTCGTGCAGTACGGCGATACGGCGCCGGACCTGTGCCTCGCGGTGCCGGTCGCCGACGTCGCGGGACAGGGTGAGCGCGTCGTCGAGCCACGGTGCCGCGGCGTCCGCGTCGCCCCGGTCCAGCCACACCGAGGCGATCGCGTTGTGCGCGATCGCCTCACCGTGCCGGTCGGCCGCCGCCCGGAAGGCGTGCCGCGCCTCGGTGAAGGAGGCCAGCGCCGAGTCCAGGTCGCCGGTCACCCGGTGCACGGAGCCGATGCCGAGCCGGGCGACCGCCTCGCCGGAGCGGTGGCCGAGGGCGGTGAAGACCTCCCGGGAGCGGGTGAACGCGGTGAGCGCGTCGGCGTACCGGTCCTGATAGAGATGGAGCTGGCCGAGGTTGCGCAGCAGGGCGGCGGACCGGGTGTCGCCGGGTGCGGGCCCCGCCTGGAGGGCGAGCCGGTGGGTGCGCAGCCAGTCGTCGTAGTAGCCCCGCATGTCGAAGAAGCCCGCCAGCTCGACGGCGAGGTCGCCCGCCCGCGCGTGGTCGCCGAACCGCAGAGCGGACTCCACGGCGGTGACGAGGACCCGGCGTTCGCTCTCGAACCACTCGACCGGCCGGGTGCGTACCGCGCGGGCGATGCCGGCGGCCGGGCCGGGCAGCGGCACCGTCTCCCCCAGCACCCCGAGGAAACGCGTCGGCATCGCGGCGTTCGCGCAGCGGGCCAGCGCGATCAGGGCGTCCACGGTCCGCAGCCCGTGCTCGCGCCGGACGCCGGGGTCGTCCGCCTTGGTGAGTTCACGCGCGTAGATACGGAGCAGATCGTGCATGCGGTAGCGCTGCAGCCCCAGGGGGTCGGTGCCCACCACCTCTACCAGGTGCTCGTCGAGCAGTGTCTCGAGCACCCGGGACGGCTCCTCGGCGTGCCCCATCGCGACCGCGACGAGCCAGCCCGGTACCGCCTCGCCGGGCAGTCGCCCGAAGGCGCGGAAGGCAGTGGCGGCGTGTTCGGGCAGATGCCGGTAGCTCAGCTCCGCGCTCGCCCGGACCTCCAGCTCGCCGGCCCGCAGCCGGTCCAGCCGGTCACGCTCGTCGTGCAGGAAGTCGGCCAGCGCGGCGACGGTCCAGCCCGGCCGGTTCGCCAGCCGGGCCCCGGCGATCCGCACGGCCAGCGGCAGCGAACCGCAGCCGGCGAGCACCCGGTCGGCGTGCGCGTCGGCGCCGCGCAGCCGCTCCTCGCCGACGATTCGGCCGAGCAGCGTACGGGCCTCGTCGTGCCGCATCACGCCGAGCGGGCAGTGGTACGCGGGCAGGGACGGCATCCGGCGGCGCGAGCCGACCAGGACCGCGGAGCCGCCGGTGCCCGGCAGCAGCGGTCGGATCTGCGCGCTGGTCGAGGCGTCGTCCAGGACGATCAGGAAGCGCCGTGTGGCCAGCCGGGAGCGCAGCAGCGCGGCCCGCTCGCCCGGTTCGGCCGGAATGGCGTTGTCGATGACGCCGAGGCCCCGCAGCATCTCGGCGAGCACGTCGGCCGCCTCACGGGGGCGGCCGCTCATGCCGCCCAGGTCGACGAAGAGCTGTCCGTCCGGGAACAGGCGCCGCACCCGGTGGGCGACATGGACGATCAGGGTGGACTTCCCCGAGCCCGGTAAGCCCGACACCACGGCGACGACCGGCCGCCGGCCGGCCCCGGACAGCAACTCCTCGAGGGTGGCGATCTCCCCCTCGCGGCCGGTGAAGTCGGGTACGTCCATCGGCAGTTGGCACACCGGCGTGACCGGGGCGGCGCGGCGTCCGGCCACCTGCCCGTTGACCTCCTCACCGGTGGCGCGCAGCGGCGCACCGGGGGCGACGCCGAGTTCGGCGGCGAGGACCCGCTCGGCCTCGGCGTAGGCGACGCGGGACTCCGTGACGCGTCCCGCGCCGTACAGGGCGCGGACCAGCATCTGCCACAGGTCCTCGCGCAGCGGGTCCTCGGCGAGGCGGGTCCTGAGGTCGGCGACGAGCGGCGCGTAGTCGCCCAGCCGCAGCCGCACCCGCAGGCATTCGTCGACGGCGAGGGAGCGCAGCCCCTCGATCCGGGCGATCACCGGATCCCATACGACGCTGGGCGGCAGGTCCTGGAGCACGCCGCCCCGCCACAGCGCGAGCGCCGTGTCGTAGCCGCGCAGGGCGGCGCCGTCGTCGCCCTGGTCGCGAGCCGCGCGGGCGCGTTCCAGGAGGTGCTCGAACAGCAGCATGTCGTGATCGTCCGGCCCGGCGTCCAGGGTGTAGCCCGAGGGCAGGGTGCGCAGCCCGTCGGTGACGATGCCCGAGGCCCGCAGGGCCGCCCGGACCGCGCGTACATAGGTGCGCACGTTGGCCACCGCCGAGCGGGGCGCGCCGCCGGGCCACAGGACCTCCGTCAGGACGTCGAGCGAGACGAACGCCCCGGGCTCCAGCAGGAGCGTGGCGAGGACCGCCCGCGGCTTGGGGCCGCCCAGCGGGAGCGGCTCCGGTGCGCCCCGCGCCCGTACCCGGAGCGGGCCCAGCACGCCGAATATCGGCTCCCCCATGCGCTTGCCTCCGCAAAGCCCGTGACAGCCCGTGACCGTGCGCCCAGCGTAGCCGTACACACAGTCGCCGAACAGGAGTTCAGCGATCCGGGATGGGACCGGTGCCACGGGGTCACTTCGCCGTGCGGCAGGGGCGTCAGCCCTTGAGGGCGGCGGTGACGGCCTCGGCGAGGGGGGTCGTCGGACGGCCGGCCAGCCGGGACAGGTCGCCGCTGTCGACGACGAGCTCCCCCTTCTCGATCGAGACGTCCACGCCCGCGAGGACGGCCGCCATCGGCTCGGGCACTCCGGCGCCGGCCAGGATGCCGGTGAGCGCCTCGGGCGTGACCGGGTTGTAGGTGATCTCCTTGCCGGTCTGCCGGCTGAGCTCGGCCGCGTACTCGGCGAAGCCCCACGCCTCGTCGCCGCCCAGCTCGTACGTCTTGTTCTCGTGCCCCTCGCCGGTCAGGACGGCGACCGCGGCGGCCGCGTAGTCGGCCCGCGAGGCGGAGGAGACCCGGCCGTCACCGGCGGCGGCGAGGACCGCGCCGTGCTCCAGCACCGGGGCGAGGTTCTCGGTGTAGTTCTCGTGGTACCAGCCGTTGCGCAGCAGCACGTACGGCACGCCCGAGCCCAGCAGCGCCTCCTCGGTGCCGCGGTGGTCGTCGGCGAGCGCGGCGGTCAGGGTGCCGGGGGCGCTGGTGTAGGCGAGCAGGGCGACACCGGCGGCCTTCGCGGCGTCGATGACCATCCGGTGCTGCCCCACCCTGCCCTTGTCGAACTCGTTGCCCGAGATCAGCAGGACCTTGTCGCCGGCCGTGAACAGGCCGTCGAAGGTCTCGGGCGCGTTGTAGTCGGCGACCGCGATCCGTACCCCGCGCCCGGCGAACCCGGCCGCCTTCTCGGCGTCGCGGACGACGGCGGTGATCTGCTCGGCCGGAACCTTCTCCAGCAGCTGGGCCACGACGTGGCGGCCGAGGTGTCCGGTGGCGCCGGTGACGACGATGCTCATGATGCGGAACTCCAGGGGGTCGCGTGAGGGGTTGTGCCACTCACCTTAGGAGATGCGCTAACTATGGGAAAGTACCCACTTTGAAGTAAGGTACTGGCATGGCAGTAAGTAGGAATGCGTTGCTGAGTGAGGCCGAGGCGATGTGCCCGCACCGTCTGGTGCTGGAGCACGTGACCAGCCGCTGGGGCGTGCTGGTGCTGATCACGCTGCTGGAGCGGCCGCACCGCTTCAGCGAACTGCGCCGGGCGATCGGCAGGGTCAGCGAGAAGATGCTCACCCAGACCCTCCAGACCCTGGAGCGTGACGGACTGGTCCACCGCGACGCCAAGCCCGTCATCCCGCCCCGCGTCGACTACTCCCTCACCGACCTGGGCCGCGAGGCCGCCGAACAGGTGCGCGCACTGGCCCTGTGGACGGAGAAGCGTCTGACCGACGTGCTCGCCGCCCGCCGCGCGTACGACGAGGCCCGGGCGCGCTAGCGCACCCGGGCCTCGTACGACCTGCGACGGGGTTCAGCCGACGACGGTCCAGGTGTCGGCGCCGGTGAGGAGGGCGGCGAGGTCGCCCTTGCCGTGCTGCTCGACGGCGGTGTCGAGCTGGTCGGCCATGAGGGTGTCGTAGACGGGCCGGTCGACGGAGCGGAAGACGCCGATCGGGGTGTTGTGCAGGGTGTTCGGGTCGGCGAGCCGGGACAGCGCGAACGCGGTGGTCGGTGAGGTGGCGTGGGCGTCGTGGACGAGGATGTCGGCCTGATTGTCCGCCGTCACGGTGACGACCCTCAGGTCACCGGTGGCCCGGTCGCGTACGACGCCCTTGGATCCGTCGGCGCCGAAGCGGACCGGCTCACCGTGCTCCAGACGGATCACGGCCTCCTCCGCCTGCTGCCGGTCCTTGAGGACGTCGAAGGCGCCGTCGTTGAAGATGTTGCAGTTCTGGTAGATCTCCACCAGCGCCGTGCCGGGGTGGTCGGCCGCCTGGCGCAGCACCTCGGTGAGGTGCTTGCGGTCGGAGTCGACGGTGCGGGCCACGAAGGACGCCTCCGCGCCGATCGCAAGCGACACCGGGTTGAAGGGCGCGTCCAGCGAGCCCATCGGTGTCGACTTGGTGATCTTGCCGACTTCGGAGGTGGGGGAGTACTGGCCCTTGGTGAGGCCGTAGATCCGGTTGTTGAAGAGCAGGATCTTGAGGTTGACGTTGCGGCGCAGGGCGTGGATGAGGTGGTTGCCGCCGATGGAGAGGGCGTCGCCGTCGCCGGTGACGACCCAGACGGACAGGTCGCGCCGCGAGGTGGCCAGTCCGGTGGCGATGGCGGGGGCGCGGCCGTGGATGGAGTGCATCCCGTAGGTGTTCATGTAGTACGGGAAGCGGGAGGAGCAGCCGATGCCGGAGACGAAGACGATGTTCTCGCGGGCGAGGCCGAGCTGGGGCATGAAGCCCTGCACGGCGGCCAGGACCGCGTAGTCACCGCACCCGGGGCACCAGCGCACTTCCTGGTCGGACTTGAAGTCCTTCATCGACTGCTTGCCCTCGGCCCGGGGCACAAGCTGGAGCAGCGCGTTGGCGTCAGTCATTGAGGGCCTCCTTGAGCGCCGTGGCGAGCTGCTCCGCCTTGAACGGCATGCCGTTGACCTGGTTGTACGAGCGGGCGTCGACCAGGTACTTCGCCCGGATCAGGGTGGCGAGCTGGCCGAGGTTCATCTCCGGGACCACCACCTTGTCGTACGCCGCGAGGACCGTACCCAGGTTGTGCGGGAAGGGGTTGAGGTGGCGCAGGTGGGCCTGGGCGATCCGGCCGCCCTCCTTGCGGATGCGGCGCACGGCCGCCGTGATCGGTCCGTAGGTCGATCCCCAGCCCAGGACGAGTGTCCGCGCGCCGTGCGGGTCGTCGACCTCGATGTCGGGCACGTCGATGCCGTCGATCTTGGCCTGCCGGGTGCGGACCATGAAGTCGTGGTTGGCGGGGTCGTAGGAGATGTTGCCCGTGCCGTCCTGCTTCTCGATGCCGCCGATGCGGTGCTCCAGACCCGGGGTCCCCGGGATCGCCCAGGGGCGGGCCAGCGTCCGCGGGTCACGCTTGTAGGGCCAGAAGACTTCGGTGCCGTCGGCCAGCGCGTGGTTCGGTCCCTGGGCGAACTGCACCCTCAGGTCCGGCAGCTCCTCCGGGTCCGGTACGCGCCAGGGCTCGCTGCCGTTGGCGAGGTAGCCGTCGGAGAGGAGGAAGACGGGGGTGCGGTAGGTCAGCGCGATGCGGGCGGCTTCGAGCGCGGCGTCGAAGCAGTCGGCCGGGGTGCGCGGCGCGATCACCGGGACCGGTGCCTCGCCGTTGCGGCCGTACATCGCCTGGAGCAGGTCGGCCTGCTCGGTCTTGGTGGGCAGGCCGGTCGAGGGGCCGCCGCGCTGGATGTCCACGACCAGCAGCGGCAGTTCCAGGGAGACGGCGAGCCCGATCGTCTCGGACTTCAGCGCCACACCGGGGCCGGAGGTGGTGGTCACCGCGAGGGATCCGCCGAAGGCGGCGCCCAGCGCGGCTCCGATGCCGGCGATCTCGTCCTCGGCCTGGAAGGTCCGCACACCGAAGTTCTTGTGCCGGCTCAGCTCGTGCAGGATGTCCGAGGCCGGGGTGATCGGGTACGAGCCCAGGTAGAGCGGCAGGTCCGCCTGACGGGACGCCGCGACCAGCCCGTAGGACAGCGCCAGGTTCCCCGAGATGTTCCGGTAGACGCCGGGCGGGAACGCCTTCGCCGCGGGGGCCACCTCGTAGGAGACGGCGAAGTCTTCCGTCGTCTCACCGAAGTTCCAGCCCGCGCGGAACGCCGCGATGTTGGCGGCCGCGATGTCCGGCTTCTTGGCGAACTTCGTCCGCAGGAACTTCTCGGTGCCCTCGGTGGGCCGGTGGTACATCCAGCTCAGCAGGCCCAGCGCGAACATGTTCTTGCTGCGTTCGGCCTCCTTGCGGCTGAGGTCGAACTCCTTGAGCGCCTCGACGGTCAGCGTGGTCAGCGGCACCGGGTGCAGGTGGTAGCCGTCGAGGGAGCCGTCCTCCAGGGGGCTGCTGTCGTAGCCGACCTTCTGCATCGCCCGCTTGGTGAACTCGTCGGTGTTGACGATGATCTCCGCGCCGCGCGGCAGGTCGCCGATGTTGGCCTTCAGCGCGGCCGGGTTCATCGCCACCAGCACGTTCGGCGCGTCGCCGGGGGTGAGGATGTCGTGGTCGGCGAAGTGGAGCTGGAAGGACGACACCCCGGGCAGGGTGCCGGCGGGCGCGCGGATCTCGGCGGGGAAGTTCGGCAGCGTGGAGAGGTCGTTGCCGAAGGACGCGGTCTCCGACGTGAAACGGTCACCGGTGAGCTGCATCCCGTCACCGGAGTCCCCCGCGAACCTGATGATCACTCGGTCGAGCCGGCGGACGTCCTTCGGCCCCGCCGCTGTGCGCTGCTCTCCCACGACTGCTCCGTCGGCCTGCTCCGCAGTGCTGCTGACCTGGCTGGTCACTGAACTGGACCTCCTCGAGGCGGCTGTCCGGGACGGCCTTCCCGCAGGCCTTCCCCGGATAAACCCTACGTCCGTAAGGGTCGCCTTCCTTGGGTCATTCGTATGTTGGACACGACTTTCGGGGACGTCCCGCTCAGGAGTTGAGGTAGGTGAGGACCGCCAGGACCCGCCGGTGATCGCCGTCGCTGGGGGACAGCCCCAGCTTCAGGAAGATGTTGCTGACGTGCTTCTCCACGGCGCCGTCGCTGACCACCAGCTGCCTGGCGATCGCCGAGTTCGTCCGCCCCTCGGCCATCAGCCCCAGCACCTCCCGCTCCCGCGGGGTGAGCCCCGCGAGCACGTCCTGCTTGCGGCTGCGCCCCAGCAGCTGCGCGACCACCTCCGGGTCCAGGGCCGTACCCCCCTGGGCCACGCGCACCACCGCGTCCACGAACTCACGGACCTCGGCCACCCGGTCCTTGAGCAGATAGCCGACCCCGCGGCTGGAACCGGCGAGCAGCTCCGTGGCGTAGCGCTCCTCCACGTACTGCGACAGCACCAGCACCCCGACACCCGGATGCGACTTGCGCAGCTGCACCGCGGCCCGCACCCCCTCGTCCGTGTGCGTCGGCGGCATCCGCACATCGGCCACCACCACGTCCGGCAGCAGGTTCTCCCCGGCCAGTTCGGTGATCGTCTTGATCAGCGCGTCCCCGTCCCCGACACCGGCCACGACGTCGTGCCCCCGGTCGGTCAGCAGCCGGGTCAGGCCCTCCCGCAGCAGCACCGAATCCTCGGCGATGACCACCCGCACCCTGTCCTCCACGTTCCTCGGCCCCCATGCCCCTGATCCGCACCCGCCCCCGTGGCGGCCCCGGTCGACGGGTCCAGCATTCCAGCATCCGGCGCGGGACGTGGCGGGGCACCGCGATCCGCGGGTGCCGGGAAGCCGGGAGACACCGCCCGAGCGGCGGGTGCGGGCCCCTGGCCCGCACCCGCCGCCCCTTCCGCCGCTCCCGGCCGCCCCGCTACCGGGTCCGCTCCACCCGCCACGGCAGCTCGGCGGTCACCCGGGTCGGGCCGCCCGCCGGGGAGTCCACCACCAGGATCCCGTCGACCGCGTCCAGCCGCTCGGCCAGACCCGCCAGTCCGGAACCCCCGGACACCTCGGCGCCGCCCACGCCGTTGTCCACGACCTGGAGCATCAGCCGGTTCTCCGTCCGCCACACCTCCACGGCCGCCGAGGTCGCCCGCGCGTGCTTGCTGATGTTCTGCAGCAGCTCCGACACCGTGAAGTAGGCGATGCCCTCGATGGCCGGCGCGGGCCGCTCGGTCAGGTCCACCTCCACCCGGACCGGCACCGTGCACCGGGAGGCCACCGCCGACAGCGCCGCGTCCAGACCCCGGTCGGTCAGCACCGCCGGGTGGATGCCCCGGGCCAGGTCCCGCAGCTCCTGCAGCGCCGTCTTCACCTCGCCGTGCGCCTCGTCCACCATCTGCGCCGCGGCCCGCGGGTCCTCCCGCAGCTTCTCCTTCGCCAGCCCCAGATCCATGGCCAGCGCCACCAGCCGGGCCTGCGCCCCGTCGTGCAGATCGCGCTCGATGCGCCGCAGGTCCGCCGCCGCCGTGTCCACCACCACCCCGCGGTCCGACTCCAGCTCCACCACCCGCGTGGCCAGCCGGGACGGCCCGAGCAGCCCGTGCACCATCACCCGGTCCACCGTCGTCAGCGCCCGCACGATCCACGGAGTGGCGAGCGTGAACAGCAGACCCACCCCCGCGGTCACCGCGATCTCGAACGGGTTGTCCAGATAGATCTGGTGGTGCTCGTCGCCGTACAGCTGTATGCCGGCCTGCCCGGCGTACATCGGCAGCACCCAGAACCACAGCGGGTACGTCACCAGCGACCAGCCCACCGACCAGAGCGTCACGGTGACCGCGAAGGAGAGCACCGCCCACGGCAGCTGCAGCACCGCGTACAGCAGCGCCCGCCAGGAGGCGCCGCTCTTCAGCACGGCCCCGGTCCAGGCCATGAAGCCCTGCCGCTTCATCCGCAGCGGATCCGGCTCACCCACCCCCAGACCCAGCAGCCCCCGCGCCCGCGCCCGCTCCAGCGCACCGAACCCGCGGCAACCGGCGAGCGCCGCCGCGAGCACCGGGACGCCGAGGAACGTCACCAGCAGGCCCGCCCCGAGCGACACCATCGTGACCGCGTAGGTGAACAGCAGGATGCTGATCGGCAGGCTCAGCAGCACGTACCCCAGCTCCCGCCAGGTGCGCCCCTCGACCGGCGCCCGCAGCGCCGCCGGCATCCGGTGCCGCCGTTCCCCCGCGTACCCGGGGTGTCCCGTGTCCGCGGGGAGCCCCGGGCCCTGTCCGTACTCCGTGGCCATCGACGTCCCTCTCCTCGTCCGGCGGCTGTGCTGTCGTACCTCCAGACTGCTCCGTCGCAGGTCGGCGGACCATGGAGGCCGTCGCAGTCTTGGACGGGGGGTTTTCCCTACCTCCGGCCGCGGACGGACGCCCGTCCGGCGCCGGGCGGGTCCCCCGCGCCGTCGAGGGAACGGTCCCGCCACGGCAGCTCCGCCGTCACCGTCGTCGGACCGCCCTCCGGCGACTCCACGACGAACATCCCGTCCACCGCGCCCAGCCGGTCGGCGAGGCCCCGCATACCCGTCCCGCGGTCCAGGCTCGCGCCCCCGCGTCCGTCGTCCCACACCTGGATGAACAGACGGCTGTCCGACCGCCACACGTCCACCGCAGCCGACCGGGCACGGCTGTGCTTGCTGACGTTCTGCAGCAGCTCCGAGACCGTGAAGTAGGCGATGCCCTCGATGGCGGCGGCCGGCCGCTCGTCCAGGTCGACCGTCACCTTCACCGGCACCGTGCAGCGCGAGGAGACCGAGGACAGGGCGGCGTCCAGGCCCCGGTCGGTCAGCACCGCGGGGTGGATGCCCCGGGCCAGGTCCCGCAGCTCCTGCAGCGCCAGCTTCACCTCGCCGTGCGCCTCCTCGACCATCGACGCCGCGGCGTCGGGATCCTCCAGCAGCTTCTCCTTGGCCAGGCCCAGCCCCATCGCCAGATTGACCAGCCGGGCCTGCGCCCCGTCGTGCAGATCGCGCTCGATGCGCCGCAGGTCCGCCGCCGCCGTGTCGACCACCACCCCGCGGTCCGACTCCAGCTCGGCGATGCGCCGCTCCAGCTCGTCGGAGGGCGACAGCAGTCCGCGCACCATCGCCCGGTCCGCGTTGGCCAGGCCCCGCACGACGAACGGCAGCACCGGCCACAGCACGAACAGACCGGTCAGCGTGACGGTGAAGGTGAGGACGCCCCACGGCAGCCGTATCAGCTCGTAGAGGACCGTGCGCCAGCCCACCGGGTCCTTGACCGCCATCCACAGCCGCGGCAGGAACCCGCCGGAACCGCGCACCGGCAGCCGGCTCGGCTCCTCCACCCGCACCCCGAGCAGCTTCCGCGCCCGCGCCCGCTCCAGCCTGCCCAGCACCCGCGAACCCGCCAGCCCCAGCGCGAGCAGCGGGAACCCGACCACCGTGACGGTCAGCCCGACACCGGTGAACAGCATGGTCACCGTGTAGACGAAGCCGACCAGGGAAACCGGCAGGTTCGTCAGGAGATGGGCGATCTCCTTCCAGGTGTGCACGTCGTACGCGAAGCGGGCCGGCGGCGGGCGGTCGCCGCCCCCGGCCGGTCCCGGGACCGCCGTGGTGGGTGTGCCCGGATGCGGGAATGGTTCGGTCATGGGCAGTAGCGTGCCCGGAGCCGGGGGTCCGCGCCATGAGGCGGACCGCCAAGCCGCACTGAGGAAAACCCCACCCCTCTGGCCGGAGCCGTGACGGGCTGCTTACCGTGCCCTTGTCAGGGCCTAGACTCCCGTGCGTACGGATCGTCGGACCGTGGCGTTCACCGGCACGGCCCAAGGGCACGGCACAGTCACCGGCCAGGGCGCCGATCAGAGGAGTGAGGGGCGGACGTGCGGGAACCGACCGTCGTCGCGGCGGACTACTTCCAGTCCTACTCGGTCGTCGGACTGCTCGCCGTCGTCGGCCTGCTGTTCGTCGCCGTCGCCTTCGGGGCGGGACGGCTGCTGCGGCCCGTGGTCCCCACCCCCGAGAAGCTCATGACGTACGAGTGCGGAGTCGACCCCGTCGGCGAGGGCTGGGCCCACACCCAGGTCCGCTACTACGTCTACGCCTTCCTCTACGTGATCTTCGCGGTCGACTCGATCTTCCTCTTCCCCTGGGCGACCGTCTTCGCCGCCGACGGCTACGGCGCGACCACCCTCGTGGAGATGTTCATCTTCCTCGGCTTCCTCGCCGTGGGACTGCTGTACGCATACAAGAAGGGCGTCCTGACATGGACGTGAACCCTGCCGCCGCGGCCGGGCCCGTCCCGCTTCCGGAACCGAAGCGGCTCGGTGCGCTCGCCCGGCTGGCTCCCGAGCCGATGAAGGTGGTCCTCAACTGGGGCCGCCGCTACTCGCTGTGGGTCTTCAACTTCGGCCTCGCCTGCTGCGCGATCGAGTTCATCGCCGCGTCGATGGCCCGGCACGACTTCATCCGCCTCGGCGTCATCCCGTTCGCGCCGGGCCCCCGCCAGGCCGACCTGATGGTCGTCTCCGGCACGGTCACGGACAAGATGGCGCCCGCGGTGAAGCGCCTGTACGAGCAGATGCCCGAGCCTAAGTACGTCATCTCCTTCGGCGCGTGCAGCAACTGCGGCGGCCCGTACTGGGACTCCTACTCCGTCACCAAGGGCGTCGACCAGATCATCCCGGTCGACGTCTACGTCCCCGGCTGCCCGCCCCGGCCCGAGGCGCTGCTCCAGGGCATCCTGAAGCTCCAGGAGAAGATCGCCCGGGAGTCGCTGGGGGAGCGGTACGGCTCCGGCGGCGGCGCGCGGCCCTCGGCGGCGGCGCTGCAGAGCGGGCTGGTCCGGCCGCCGGCGCCGGCCGGCGAGGGGGAGGACCGATGACCGCGGTGGGCTGGCTCCCCGCCGGCGCCGGGGAACTCTTCGGCGAGGACGCCACGGCGGAGGAGTCGTACGGCGTCCTGACCGTCGACGTACCGCCCGGCTCCTGGATCCCCGCCCTGGAGGCCGCGCGCGACCGCCTCGGCTGCACCTACTTCGACTGGCTCAGCGCGGTCGACGAACCCGGCACCGGGTTCCGCGTCACCGCGCACGTCGTGGCGCTGGCTCCCGTGCGGCGTCTGCTGCTGCGCACCACGGTGCCGCACGAGGCCCCGGTGCTGCCCTCCGCCGTGGACGTCTACGCGGGCGCCGCCTGGCACGAACGCGAGACGCACGAGATGTTCGGCGTCGGCTTCACGGGCCATCCCGGCCTGGACCACCTCCTCCTGCCGGACAACTTCGAGGGCCACCCGCTGCGCAAGGACTTCGTCCTCGCCGCCCGGGTCGCCAAGGCCTGGCCCGGCGCGAAGGAACCCGGGGAGCCGGCGGCGGGCGCGGCGCACGGCGGCCCGAAGCGCCGCCAGATGCTGCCCCCCGGCGTCCCCGACCCGAACGAATGGGGCCCCCTCAAGGGCCAGCTCCCCCCGGCCCCCTCCCGCCCGGCCCGGGCCGCGGCCCGCCCCCCGGCAGACCGCCCCCGCCGCACCCGCACAGCCGGAGAGGGCTCGGCAAGCCAGCCGGCCACACCCCCGACCGGCACTCCCGCCGAGCCCACGCCCCGTCCGCGCCGCAGCCGCACGGCGGCGGAGGGCTCCGCAAGCCAGTCGAGCGCGCCCGATGCGTCCGCTCAGCCCGAGGCCGCTGCTCCTGCCGAGCCCGGACCCCGTCCGCG carries:
- a CDS encoding M23 family metallopeptidase — translated: MRVRKRQGRRLLAALCGLAAVMAAAPASVAAAEDTSADLRAAATRPAFRMPFVCGQSWRGSNWQGHSPAHSIDWNHYDANGTPDDRGRRVLASAGGTVLSSYYSTTTGYGNTVVIGHGNGWRTRYSHLKSRDVQKGATVSRGQRIGTVGATSALYDISPHLHYEQIHDGSVVVAVVQGVTWYDYLARYQTSTNGC
- a CDS encoding AfsR/SARP family transcriptional regulator, which encodes MGEPIFGVLGPLRVRARGAPEPLPLGGPKPRAVLATLLLEPGAFVSLDVLTEVLWPGGAPRSAVANVRTYVRAVRAALRASGIVTDGLRTLPSGYTLDAGPDDHDMLLFEHLLERARAARDQGDDGAALRGYDTALALWRGGVLQDLPPSVVWDPVIARIEGLRSLAVDECLRVRLRLGDYAPLVADLRTRLAEDPLREDLWQMLVRALYGAGRVTESRVAYAEAERVLAAELGVAPGAPLRATGEEVNGQVAGRRAAPVTPVCQLPMDVPDFTGREGEIATLEELLSGAGRRPVVAVVSGLPGSGKSTLIVHVAHRVRRLFPDGQLFVDLGGMSGRPREAADVLAEMLRGLGVIDNAIPAEPGERAALLRSRLATRRFLIVLDDASTSAQIRPLLPGTGGSAVLVGSRRRMPSLPAYHCPLGVMRHDEARTLLGRIVGEERLRGADAHADRVLAGCGSLPLAVRIAGARLANRPGWTVAALADFLHDERDRLDRLRAGELEVRASAELSYRHLPEHAATAFRAFGRLPGEAVPGWLVAVAMGHAEEPSRVLETLLDEHLVEVVGTDPLGLQRYRMHDLLRIYARELTKADDPGVRREHGLRTVDALIALARCANAAMPTRFLGVLGETVPLPGPAAGIARAVRTRPVEWFESERRVLVTAVESALRFGDHARAGDLAVELAGFFDMRGYYDDWLRTHRLALQAGPAPGDTRSAALLRNLGQLHLYQDRYADALTAFTRSREVFTALGHRSGEAVARLGIGSVHRVTGDLDSALASFTEARHAFRAAADRHGEAIAHNAIASVWLDRGDADAAAPWLDDALTLSRDVGDRHREAQVRRRIAVLHELRGTPHMARAELERALGIFDELTDTHCAAYVQQSIGELCLRQGDAGRASALLVDALAVQQRLGDRRAEARVACLLGELHHATGRKQTARRYFHRSLSAYRRLDVRDEAELVDAKLRSLR
- a CDS encoding SDR family oxidoreductase; the protein is MSIVVTGATGHLGRHVVAQLLEKVPAEQITAVVRDAEKAAGFAGRGVRIAVADYNAPETFDGLFTAGDKVLLISGNEFDKGRVGQHRMVIDAAKAAGVALLAYTSAPGTLTAALADDHRGTEEALLGSGVPYVLLRNGWYHENYTENLAPVLEHGAVLAAAGDGRVSSASRADYAAAAVAVLTGEGHENKTYELGGDEAWGFAEYAAELSRQTGKEITYNPVTPEALTGILAGAGVPEPMAAVLAGVDVSIEKGELVVDSGDLSRLAGRPTTPLAEAVTAALKG
- a CDS encoding winged helix-turn-helix transcriptional regulator: MAVSRNALLSEAEAMCPHRLVLEHVTSRWGVLVLITLLERPHRFSELRRAIGRVSEKMLTQTLQTLERDGLVHRDAKPVIPPRVDYSLTDLGREAAEQVRALALWTEKRLTDVLAARRAYDEARAR
- a CDS encoding 2-oxoacid:ferredoxin oxidoreductase subunit beta encodes the protein MTDANALLQLVPRAEGKQSMKDFKSDQEVRWCPGCGDYAVLAAVQGFMPQLGLARENIVFVSGIGCSSRFPYYMNTYGMHSIHGRAPAIATGLATSRRDLSVWVVTGDGDALSIGGNHLIHALRRNVNLKILLFNNRIYGLTKGQYSPTSEVGKITKSTPMGSLDAPFNPVSLAIGAEASFVARTVDSDRKHLTEVLRQAADHPGTALVEIYQNCNIFNDGAFDVLKDRQQAEEAVIRLEHGEPVRFGADGSKGVVRDRATGDLRVVTVTADNQADILVHDAHATSPTTAFALSRLADPNTLHNTPIGVFRSVDRPVYDTLMADQLDTAVEQHGKGDLAALLTGADTWTVVG